From one Nocardioides sp. Kera G14 genomic stretch:
- a CDS encoding plasmid stabilization protein — MPQRSWSAKRERQYDHIKEGLEKRGHSEDESEEIAARTVNKERARHGESRTASRTSTKDISSGRRGGLRSHKGEGGRTKAQLYEEAKRRNIHGRSSMSKSELEKALGGR; from the coding sequence ATGCCGCAGCGTAGTTGGAGCGCAAAGCGCGAACGTCAGTACGACCACATCAAGGAGGGTCTCGAGAAGCGTGGCCACTCCGAGGACGAGTCCGAGGAGATCGCCGCCCGGACCGTCAACAAGGAGCGTGCCCGCCACGGCGAGAGCCGTACCGCGAGCCGCACCTCGACGAAGGACATCTCGAGCGGGCGCCGTGGAGGCCTGCGCTCGCACAAGGGCGAGGGCGGGCGGACGAAGGCACAGCTGTACGAAGAGGCCAAGCGCCGCAACATCCACGGTCGTTCGAGCATGAGCAAGAGCGAGCTGGAGAAGGCGCTGGGCGGCCGCTAG
- a CDS encoding NRAMP family divalent metal transporter: MKRYLSVALGILTAIGGFVDIGDLVTNAEVGARFGTSLIWSTALGVLGICLFAEMSGRIAAVSGRAVFDLIRERLGPRIGLLNLVASTAITLLTFIAEIGGVALSIELAASVNYLFVIPLVALLVWLLLLKAKFSVIENGLGLLGLALVVFGVALWQLHPDWAGLGHQAVTLDKPEGEQWMPWAYYAVALLGAAMTPYEVFFFSSGGVEEKWSAKDLGVMRANVLIGFPLGGLLSVAIAATTWLVLPGMQIDSLDQVSQPVEHALGSLGLAVVIVGFVAATFGAACETGLSVGYSIGQYVGAQWGKYVKPREAALFHWVILGSTLLAVAVLMTAVDPIMVTEISVIFSAIALPLTYFPILVVANDKDYVGEHVNKPWVNVLGTFFLVVTVVVAVAAIPLMILTRMGS, translated from the coding sequence ATGAAGCGTTACCTCTCGGTCGCGCTGGGAATCCTCACTGCGATCGGCGGGTTCGTCGACATCGGCGACCTCGTCACCAACGCCGAGGTGGGTGCGCGCTTCGGCACCTCGCTCATCTGGTCCACCGCCCTCGGCGTCCTGGGCATCTGCCTCTTCGCGGAGATGTCGGGGCGCATCGCGGCCGTCAGCGGACGCGCCGTCTTCGACCTCATCCGTGAGCGTCTCGGCCCGCGGATCGGGCTGCTCAACCTCGTCGCCTCGACGGCCATCACGCTGTTGACCTTCATCGCGGAGATCGGCGGCGTCGCCCTCTCCATCGAGCTCGCGGCGTCGGTGAACTACCTCTTCGTCATCCCGCTGGTGGCACTGCTGGTCTGGCTGCTGCTCCTGAAGGCGAAGTTCAGCGTGATCGAGAACGGCCTCGGCCTGCTGGGACTCGCACTGGTCGTCTTCGGCGTCGCGCTCTGGCAGCTCCACCCGGACTGGGCCGGCCTGGGCCACCAGGCCGTCACGCTCGACAAGCCGGAGGGTGAGCAGTGGATGCCGTGGGCGTACTACGCGGTGGCGCTGCTGGGCGCGGCGATGACGCCGTACGAGGTCTTCTTCTTCTCCTCCGGCGGCGTGGAGGAGAAGTGGAGCGCCAAAGACCTCGGAGTGATGCGGGCCAACGTGCTGATCGGCTTCCCCTTGGGCGGGCTGCTGTCCGTTGCGATCGCGGCCACGACCTGGCTGGTGCTGCCGGGCATGCAGATCGACTCCCTCGACCAGGTGAGTCAGCCGGTCGAGCACGCGCTCGGCTCGCTCGGCCTCGCCGTCGTGATCGTCGGCTTCGTGGCCGCCACCTTCGGTGCCGCGTGCGAGACGGGGCTGAGCGTCGGCTACAGCATCGGGCAGTACGTCGGGGCCCAGTGGGGCAAGTACGTCAAGCCGCGCGAGGCCGCGCTGTTCCACTGGGTCATCCTCGGCTCGACCCTCCTCGCGGTCGCCGTCCTGATGACCGCCGTCGACCCGATCATGGTCACGGAGATCTCGGTGATCTTCTCGGCGATCGCGCTGCCGCTGACCTACTTCCCGATCCTCGTCGTCGCCAACGACAAGGACTACGTCGGTGAGCACGTCAACAAGCCGTGGGTGAACGTGCTCGGCACATTCTTCCTCGTCGTGACGGTCGTCGTCGCCGTCGCGGCGATCCCACTCATGATCCTGACGAGGATGGGCTCATGA
- a CDS encoding PAS and ANTAR domain-containing protein, with the protein MSLPTSRQVGRFVYDHAAERWTWDAGVYAIHGYEDGEVSPTTDLVLSHKHESDRERVQATLISALSTGEPFTLYYRIITHGSTEERTVMMVGEAINGDKDARKLQGYYLDLTPDLSAGAIASGVIESRAVIEQAKGALMLSYGLDANAAFAMLRWWSRNRNIRVRELAERVVQVATEGHVTHPGLRKLLDAVLDDLTAPEPSLV; encoded by the coding sequence ATGAGTCTCCCCACTTCTCGACAAGTCGGCCGTTTCGTCTATGACCATGCGGCCGAGCGCTGGACGTGGGACGCCGGGGTCTACGCGATCCACGGCTACGAGGACGGCGAGGTCAGCCCGACCACCGATCTGGTGCTCTCGCACAAGCACGAGTCGGATCGCGAGCGCGTCCAAGCGACACTGATCTCCGCGCTCTCCACCGGTGAGCCGTTCACGCTCTACTACCGGATCATCACCCACGGCTCGACAGAGGAGCGGACCGTGATGATGGTCGGCGAGGCGATCAACGGCGACAAGGACGCTCGCAAGCTGCAGGGCTACTACTTGGACCTGACGCCCGACCTCTCCGCCGGCGCGATCGCCTCGGGAGTGATCGAGTCGCGTGCCGTGATCGAGCAGGCCAAGGGAGCGCTCATGCTCTCCTACGGGCTCGACGCCAACGCCGCGTTCGCGATGCTGCGCTGGTGGTCCCGCAACCGCAACATCCGGGTCCGGGAGCTCGCGGAGCGGGTCGTGCAGGTCGCGACCGAGGGCCATGTCACACACCCGGGGCTGCGCAAGCTCCTCGACGCCGTACTCGACGACCTCACCGCGCCAGAGCCGTCCCTGGTCTGA
- a CDS encoding sigma-70 family RNA polymerase sigma factor, producing MLTSVSTSNSSKSTSTTNDDVTHDLLLKAAATDGAERLEILNEVVRIHLPLARRLSRRYSHRGEAPEDLEQVAYLALTKAAHGFDPEVGSNFLAFAIPTVLGELKRHFRGVAWTVRPPRRLQELQAEIFPAHDELTQLLGRTPTPAEIAGHIGSTEDEVRQALDCGGCYAPVSLDDGGSEPDHPTPADTLADDDDGFRQAETVALLAAACRELKPRDRRILALRFYRGCSQQEIADDLGVTQVQVCRLLQRIMATLRTALGDDVSVLADAA from the coding sequence ATGCTCACCTCTGTATCCACGTCCAACAGTTCCAAGTCCACCAGCACCACGAACGACGATGTCACCCACGATCTCCTCCTGAAGGCGGCCGCAACCGATGGCGCCGAGCGACTGGAGATCCTCAACGAGGTGGTGCGGATCCACCTGCCGCTGGCTCGCCGACTCTCCCGCCGCTACTCGCACCGCGGCGAGGCGCCGGAGGACCTCGAGCAGGTCGCCTACCTCGCACTCACGAAGGCTGCACACGGCTTCGACCCAGAAGTGGGCTCCAACTTCCTCGCCTTCGCCATTCCGACGGTGCTCGGCGAGCTGAAGCGTCACTTCCGCGGCGTCGCCTGGACCGTGCGGCCCCCGCGCCGACTGCAAGAGCTGCAGGCGGAGATCTTCCCCGCCCACGATGAGCTCACCCAGTTGCTGGGGCGCACCCCGACGCCCGCAGAGATCGCCGGCCATATCGGCAGCACCGAGGACGAGGTCCGTCAGGCCCTCGACTGCGGCGGCTGCTATGCGCCGGTCTCCCTCGATGACGGGGGCTCGGAGCCCGATCACCCGACGCCGGCTGACACCCTCGCCGACGACGACGACGGGTTCCGTCAGGCGGAGACCGTGGCCCTGCTGGCGGCAGCCTGCCGCGAGCTGAAGCCGCGTGACCGCCGAATCCTGGCGCTCCGGTTCTACCGCGGGTGCTCGCAGCAGGAGATCGCGGACGACCTGGGCGTCACGCAGGTTCAGGTCTGCCGCCTGCTGCAGCGGATCATGGCAACGCTGCGCACCGCGCTCGGAGACGACGTCTCGGTGCTGGCCGACGCCGCATGA
- a CDS encoding glycosyltransferase family 9 protein encodes MSAAGPRLRALVLCARGVGDLIVAVPAMRAMRRALPHHEIVLAAPEEVDALVELSGVADRLIPTAGLGPIDWTGAPPDVAVDLHGMTWRSKEPLQALSPERIVGYDAQQLPRGHDAQRWCRLVEEAFGVPTDPSDGALAQPWPPRPRSGGRPVVVHVGATTPEARWPATRFATVAWAVGRHRDVVLTGGETERARAMAVGALAGLPGSAVLAGRTDLRDLASLVAGAELVVTGDPDVAQLASAYRTPAIVVSGGPTPREVDDVLVDASKQLDVWLS; translated from the coding sequence ATGAGTGCTGCGGGGCCGCGGCTCCGGGCACTCGTGCTCTGCGCCCGGGGCGTCGGTGACCTGATCGTGGCCGTACCGGCGATGCGTGCGATGCGTCGCGCCCTGCCCCATCACGAGATCGTGCTCGCGGCACCGGAGGAGGTCGACGCCCTCGTCGAGCTCTCCGGCGTCGCGGACCGACTGATCCCCACCGCTGGCCTCGGTCCGATCGACTGGACGGGCGCACCGCCCGACGTCGCCGTCGACCTGCACGGGATGACCTGGCGCAGCAAGGAACCGCTGCAGGCGCTCTCACCCGAGCGCATCGTCGGCTACGACGCGCAGCAACTCCCCCGCGGCCACGACGCCCAGCGCTGGTGCCGGCTGGTCGAGGAGGCCTTCGGCGTCCCGACCGACCCGTCCGACGGTGCGCTGGCCCAGCCGTGGCCGCCGCGGCCCCGCTCCGGCGGACGACCGGTCGTCGTGCACGTCGGCGCCACGACACCTGAGGCGCGCTGGCCCGCGACCCGCTTCGCGACCGTGGCCTGGGCCGTCGGGCGCCACCGCGACGTGGTGCTCACGGGCGGTGAGACCGAGCGCGCCAGGGCCATGGCGGTCGGGGCGCTCGCCGGCCTTCCCGGCAGCGCCGTCCTGGCCGGCCGGACGGACCTTCGCGACCTCGCGAGTCTCGTTGCAGGAGCGGAGCTGGTGGTCACCGGGGATCCCGACGTGGCGCAGTTGGCGTCGGCGTACCGAACTCCGGCGATCGTCGTGTCAGGAGGCCCGACACCACGCGAGGTCGACGACGTCCTGGTCGACGCCTCCAAACAGCTCGATGTCTGGCTGAGTTGA
- a CDS encoding glycosyltransferase family 9 protein, with the protein MTTRRVAVRLDSMGDLLLTSRALHALRATCDHLALVCSPSARAAAELLPSVDEVITWEAPWIAPTPPITRAYPQIAFPEVGSLPAELRLRHFDEAVIFTSLHQSSLPTTLVLSQADIPWVGGISSDDAAGLLDLCLTHDTDLHEVQDSLRLALACGGELTDDLPELTLPPRRPELLPPGNFVVLHPGVDSDAQGWPVARFRQLREELSEAGHQVVVTGGPDEARSTARIADGSARDLGGHTDVADLARVMAEADVVLAGDTAAGHLAAAVGTPVVSLVAPTVPPRRWTPYGVPSALLGDPRLTGVTTDDVLGAVDHLTHTRLNAGALSEVR; encoded by the coding sequence ATGACTACACGCCGCGTGGCCGTGCGCCTCGACAGCATGGGGGACCTGCTGTTGACCTCGCGTGCCCTCCATGCGCTGCGCGCCACCTGTGATCACCTCGCCCTGGTCTGCAGCCCGTCGGCGCGGGCCGCGGCCGAGTTGCTGCCGTCGGTCGACGAGGTCATCACGTGGGAGGCGCCCTGGATCGCACCCACGCCACCGATCACCCGTGCCTACCCCCAGATCGCCTTCCCGGAGGTCGGCTCACTGCCCGCAGAGCTCCGCCTCCGTCATTTCGACGAGGCGGTCATCTTCACGTCGCTCCACCAGTCGTCACTGCCGACGACCCTGGTGCTCAGCCAGGCCGACATCCCGTGGGTCGGCGGCATCAGCTCCGATGACGCCGCGGGGCTGCTCGACCTCTGCCTCACGCACGACACGGACCTCCACGAGGTCCAGGACTCGTTGCGTCTGGCACTCGCCTGTGGCGGTGAGCTCACCGACGACCTGCCCGAGCTCACGCTCCCGCCGCGACGGCCCGAGCTGTTGCCGCCGGGCAACTTCGTCGTGCTGCATCCCGGCGTGGACTCCGACGCGCAGGGCTGGCCGGTGGCACGGTTCCGGCAACTGCGCGAGGAGCTCTCCGAGGCGGGGCACCAGGTCGTCGTCACGGGTGGTCCCGACGAGGCGCGCAGCACGGCCCGGATCGCCGACGGCTCCGCACGCGATCTCGGTGGCCACACCGACGTCGCCGATCTCGCGCGCGTGATGGCGGAGGCGGACGTCGTGCTCGCGGGCGACACCGCAGCCGGACACCTGGCGGCCGCCGTCGGCACGCCGGTCGTCTCGCTGGTCGCACCGACCGTGCCGCCCCGCCGCTGGACGCCGTACGGCGTGCCGTCGGCCCTCCTCGGAGACCCCCGCCTCACCGGTGTCACGACGGACGACGTCCTCGGTGCAGTCGACCACCTCACGCACACGCGTCTGAACGCCGGAGCCCTCAGCGAGGTCCGATGA
- a CDS encoding peroxiredoxin has product MTTRPLPVGTPAPGFTLPAQDGHPLSLATLLASGPVVLFFYPAAETPVCTKEACHFRDLAADFTAAGVQRLGISKDSVQKQAGFAAHHELDYPVLSDPSGAVAASYGVRPALFGRIGPLQRTTFAIGADGVIKAVVQGMLKAEIHADEALAALRH; this is encoded by the coding sequence ATGACGACGCGCCCCCTTCCGGTCGGTACTCCGGCCCCGGGCTTCACGCTGCCGGCGCAGGACGGACACCCGTTGTCGCTCGCGACGCTCCTCGCCTCCGGGCCTGTCGTGCTCTTCTTCTACCCGGCCGCCGAGACTCCGGTGTGCACCAAGGAGGCCTGCCACTTCCGGGACCTGGCCGCTGACTTCACCGCCGCCGGAGTCCAGCGTCTCGGGATCAGCAAGGACTCCGTCCAGAAGCAGGCGGGCTTCGCGGCGCACCACGAGCTGGACTACCCGGTGCTCTCCGACCCGTCGGGCGCTGTGGCGGCGTCGTACGGCGTCAGGCCGGCGCTCTTCGGCAGGATCGGTCCGTTGCAGCGGACGACCTTCGCGATCGGCGCGGACGGCGTGATCAAGGCCGTGGTGCAGGGGATGCTCAAGGCCGAGATCCACGCCGATGAGGCTCTGGCGGCCCTCCGCCACTAG
- a CDS encoding DEAD/DEAH box helicase, producing MSFDTLGVPARLLTILSGLGITEPTPIQAATLPDSLAGRDVLGRGRTGSGKTYAFLLPVVARLEGGRAKPKAPRALIMAPTRELVGQIDAALAPLAAAAGLSTRTIFGGVGQGPQVDALRKGVDIVVATPGRLEDLLQQGHVTLSGVEITVLDEADHMADLGFLPAVKRILAKTPTDSQRLFFSATLDNGINVLVKQFLSNPVTHEADSAQSPVGTMDHHVLHIERDHRLAILTDLVSAPGRTVVFTRTKHGAKGLAKQLNRNDVPAVELHGNLGQGARTRNLEAFHSGRATVLVATDIAARGIHVDDVTLVIHADPPSEHKAYLHRSGRTARAGKAGTVVTLMTSDQRNDVRDLTKAAGIKPTTTRVDGLRHPILAELAPGERTRPGALVFEEVQQQRTTGSSARRRARVAADRASNGGAKPAAKSGKPAAKSGGRPTGQGGGKSASGQGGQGGNRSRGRSRSASGSSGGSSHSAASFSGRR from the coding sequence TTGTCCTTCGACACCCTCGGCGTGCCCGCACGCCTCCTGACCATCCTCTCCGGGCTCGGCATCACCGAGCCCACGCCGATCCAGGCCGCGACGCTGCCCGATTCGCTCGCCGGTCGTGACGTCCTCGGCCGTGGCCGCACCGGCTCCGGCAAGACCTACGCCTTCCTCCTCCCCGTGGTCGCCCGCCTCGAGGGCGGCCGCGCCAAGCCCAAGGCCCCGCGCGCGCTGATCATGGCCCCGACGCGTGAGCTCGTCGGCCAGATCGACGCCGCGCTCGCCCCGCTGGCCGCCGCTGCCGGCCTCTCGACCCGCACGATCTTCGGCGGCGTGGGCCAGGGACCGCAGGTGGACGCGCTGCGCAAGGGCGTCGACATCGTCGTCGCCACCCCCGGTCGCCTCGAGGACCTGCTCCAGCAGGGCCACGTGACCCTCTCCGGCGTCGAGATCACCGTCCTCGACGAGGCCGACCACATGGCCGACCTCGGCTTCCTGCCGGCGGTCAAGCGCATCCTCGCGAAGACCCCGACCGACTCGCAGCGCCTCTTCTTCTCCGCGACGCTGGACAACGGCATCAACGTGCTCGTCAAGCAGTTCCTCTCCAACCCGGTGACGCACGAGGCCGACTCGGCCCAGTCCCCGGTCGGGACGATGGACCACCACGTGCTGCACATCGAGCGTGACCACCGGCTGGCGATCCTCACCGACCTCGTCAGCGCGCCCGGCCGCACGGTCGTCTTCACCCGCACGAAGCACGGCGCCAAGGGCTTGGCCAAGCAACTCAACCGCAACGACGTCCCCGCCGTCGAACTGCACGGCAACCTCGGTCAGGGGGCCCGCACCCGCAACCTCGAGGCCTTCCACTCCGGTCGCGCGACCGTCCTCGTGGCCACTGACATCGCGGCCCGTGGCATCCACGTCGACGACGTCACCCTCGTCATCCACGCCGACCCGCCGTCGGAGCACAAGGCGTACCTGCACCGCTCGGGCCGAACCGCCCGCGCGGGCAAGGCGGGGACCGTCGTCACGCTGATGACGTCGGACCAGCGCAATGACGTACGCGACCTCACGAAGGCCGCTGGGATCAAGCCCACCACCACCCGCGTGGACGGTCTGCGTCACCCGATCCTGGCCGAGCTCGCCCCGGGGGAGCGCACGCGTCCCGGCGCACTCGTCTTCGAGGAGGTCCAGCAGCAGCGCACGACCGGCTCCTCGGCGCGTCGTCGTGCCCGCGTTGCTGCCGACCGCGCCTCGAACGGCGGCGCGAAGCCGGCGGCCAAGTCCGGCAAGCCGGCTGCCAAGAGCGGCGGCAGGCCCACCGGTCAGGGTGGCGGTAAGAGCGCCAGCGGCCAGGGCGGCCAGGGTGGCAACCGCTCGCGGGGCCGCTCCCGATCCGCCTCCGGCAGCAGCGGTGGCAGCTCACACAGCGCCGCGTCGTTCAGCGGCCGCCGCTGA
- a CDS encoding DUF6458 family protein, translating into MGYGFGGFLIAVGLILALAVQDNINGIELTTVGWILAAVGVVLLLLQALTLNRGRRGRTTETVTHRDGTQSVAERDHYDV; encoded by the coding sequence ATGGGTTACGGATTCGGTGGATTCCTGATCGCTGTGGGGCTGATCCTCGCCCTGGCGGTCCAGGACAACATCAACGGCATCGAGCTGACCACCGTGGGCTGGATCCTTGCGGCCGTCGGAGTCGTCCTCCTGCTGCTGCAGGCGCTTACCCTCAACCGCGGCCGCCGCGGCCGCACGACGGAGACCGTCACCCACCGTGACGGCACGCAGAGCGTCGCCGAGCGCGACCACTACGACGTCTGA
- a CDS encoding LacI family DNA-binding transcriptional regulator, translating into MTSTSGERSRSGRVTISDVARAAGVSVATVSKVINERYGVSPATNERVLAVIDELGYESSLIASSLRRKRTGVIGVLVAEFEPYSAELLKGISSGLEGTGYELMAHAGSTDVHSRSGWERRSLSRLGHTLIDGAIVVTPSMLITDQGGIPVVAIDPHTGPDGPATVDADNAHGARLATEHLLSLGHRRIGFLGGRPDLRSASLREDGYRAALTEAGLAADPDLMRVGGYRPDTAEAPAHELLRLPADQRPTAIFAANDLSALKVIEVAHSLGLDVPGDLSVIGFDNIPEAANGVPPLTTISQPLHEMGRAALQLLLAQLAGERVERHLRMPTELVVRASTA; encoded by the coding sequence ATGACGAGCACGTCGGGCGAGCGCAGTCGCTCCGGAAGGGTGACCATCTCCGACGTCGCGCGCGCCGCCGGGGTCTCCGTCGCGACCGTGTCGAAGGTGATCAACGAGCGGTACGGCGTGAGCCCGGCGACCAACGAGCGCGTGCTCGCCGTCATCGACGAGCTCGGCTACGAGTCCTCGCTCATCGCCTCGAGCCTGCGTCGCAAGCGCACCGGCGTCATCGGCGTCCTGGTCGCCGAGTTCGAGCCCTACTCCGCCGAACTGCTCAAGGGCATCTCCTCAGGTCTCGAGGGCACGGGCTACGAGCTGATGGCCCATGCCGGCAGCACCGATGTGCACAGCCGCAGCGGCTGGGAGCGGCGCTCCCTCTCCCGGCTCGGCCACACCCTCATCGACGGCGCGATAGTCGTCACCCCCTCGATGCTCATCACCGACCAGGGCGGTATCCCCGTCGTGGCGATCGACCCGCACACCGGCCCCGACGGCCCCGCGACCGTCGACGCCGACAACGCCCACGGCGCCAGGCTCGCGACCGAGCACCTGCTCTCCCTCGGCCACCGCCGGATCGGTTTCCTCGGCGGTCGCCCGGACCTGAGGTCGGCGAGCCTGCGTGAGGACGGTTACCGGGCCGCCCTGACCGAGGCGGGCCTGGCCGCCGATCCCGACCTGATGCGGGTCGGTGGTTATCGCCCCGATACGGCTGAGGCGCCGGCGCACGAGCTGCTCCGCCTGCCGGCCGACCAGCGACCCACGGCGATCTTCGCCGCCAACGACCTCTCGGCGCTCAAGGTGATCGAGGTCGCCCACTCCCTCGGGCTCGACGTGCCGGGTGACCTCTCCGTGATCGGCTTCGACAACATCCCCGAGGCCGCCAACGGCGTTCCGCCGCTCACCACGATCTCGCAGCCGCTCCACGAGATGGGACGCGCCGCCCTCCAGCTGCTGCTCGCCCAGCTGGCCGGCGAGCGGGTCGAGCGACACCTGCGGATGCCGACGGAGCTCGTGGTGCGGGCCAGCACCGCCTGA
- a CDS encoding ABC transporter substrate-binding protein, which produces MKKFRTAALAAMCVGALFTASACGSSDDSSAEGGKTTLTLWTNSTTGPGVQYFKDAAAAYHTAHPDVTIKVQSVQNEDLDGKLQSALQAGKGTAPDLFLQRGGGKLQAMVNAHQVLDITDSISDDAKAKIAEGTWNTENVDDKTYAMPVSITPGGFWYSKDVFQKAGITTPPTTIAEMQDADKKLSASGVAPIALGGKDAWPAAHWYFWFALRDCSQQTLNDTAKSLKFDDDCWTKAGEDLEAFAATKPFQEGFLNTPAQQGASSSAGLVANHKAGSELMGAWDPGVIASLTPDQKPLADLGFFPFPATDGGEGDPAAIMGGADGYSCSAWAPKAECTDFLNFLATADQQKAYAEAFNAIPVNQDAQTAVTDPSLKAAMDAANNAPYVSLWLDTLYGQNVGNALNGAVVDLLAGKGSPEDIIKTVDQAAAKG; this is translated from the coding sequence ATGAAGAAGTTCCGCACTGCGGCGCTTGCTGCGATGTGCGTCGGTGCCTTGTTCACCGCGTCAGCGTGTGGCAGCAGCGACGATTCCTCCGCCGAGGGTGGCAAGACCACCCTGACGCTGTGGACCAACTCGACGACCGGTCCCGGCGTGCAGTACTTCAAGGACGCCGCTGCGGCGTACCACACGGCTCACCCCGACGTCACGATCAAGGTCCAGAGCGTCCAGAACGAGGACCTCGACGGCAAGCTGCAGAGCGCTCTCCAGGCGGGCAAGGGCACCGCCCCTGACCTCTTCCTGCAGCGCGGCGGCGGCAAGCTCCAGGCCATGGTCAACGCCCACCAGGTGCTCGACATCACCGACTCCATCTCCGACGACGCCAAGGCGAAGATCGCCGAGGGCACGTGGAACACCGAGAACGTCGACGACAAGACATACGCCATGCCGGTGTCCATCACGCCGGGCGGCTTCTGGTACAGCAAGGACGTCTTCCAGAAGGCCGGCATCACCACGCCGCCCACCACGATCGCCGAGATGCAGGACGCCGACAAGAAGCTCTCCGCCTCCGGTGTCGCGCCGATCGCCCTCGGTGGCAAGGACGCCTGGCCGGCCGCGCACTGGTACTTCTGGTTCGCGCTGCGCGACTGCAGCCAGCAGACCCTCAACGACACCGCCAAGAGCCTGAAGTTCGATGACGACTGCTGGACCAAGGCAGGTGAGGATCTCGAGGCCTTCGCCGCGACCAAGCCGTTCCAGGAGGGCTTCCTCAACACGCCCGCCCAGCAGGGCGCCAGCTCCTCGGCCGGTCTCGTCGCCAACCACAAGGCGGGCTCGGAGCTCATGGGCGCCTGGGACCCCGGCGTGATCGCGTCCCTGACGCCGGACCAGAAGCCGCTTGCGGACCTCGGCTTCTTCCCGTTCCCGGCCACCGACGGTGGCGAGGGTGACCCGGCCGCGATCATGGGTGGCGCTGACGGTTACTCCTGCTCGGCGTGGGCCCCGAAGGCGGAGTGCACCGACTTCCTGAACTTCCTCGCCACCGCGGACCAGCAGAAGGCCTACGCAGAAGCCTTCAACGCGATCCCGGTCAACCAGGATGCCCAGACGGCCGTCACGGACCCGTCCCTCAAGGCGGCGATGGACGCCGCGAACAACGCCCCGTACGTCTCCCTGTGGCTTGACACCCTCTACGGGCAGAACGTCGGCAACGCGCTCAACGGCGCAGTCGTCGACCTCCTCGCCGGCAAGGGCTCCCCGGAGGACATCATCAAGACCGTGGACCAGGCCGCGGCCAAGGGGTAA
- a CDS encoding carbohydrate ABC transporter permease, giving the protein MSATQGGARTLPRRRGLGWGQRAEIALLSGPAILVFLTFVILPVIMAVYYGFYRWQGYGPPTDFVWFQNYKVILTDPDFRSAVWHNAEIVILSLLIQGPIAILLALLLNRKIRGRSLIRVLVFVPWVVSEVIAGTGWSLMLPVQGAINHLLTGLHVFGHVHIDWMGNTHLAIWTLMGILTWKYIGFAVILLMAGLQNIPEELYEAASIDGATYWQQQRRITLPLLGPTIRIWMFLSIIGALQLFDLVYIIWGQYNTSVAGVSTMATYMYQNGKLAGNYGYGNAVAVTLFVISLIVAVAYQRLILRRDMSDGTTEGRKAR; this is encoded by the coding sequence ATGAGTGCCACCCAGGGCGGCGCGAGAACCCTCCCGCGCCGCCGTGGGCTCGGGTGGGGCCAGCGCGCAGAGATCGCGCTGCTCTCCGGGCCCGCCATCCTCGTGTTCCTGACGTTCGTGATCCTTCCGGTGATCATGGCCGTCTATTACGGCTTCTACCGGTGGCAGGGCTACGGCCCGCCGACAGACTTCGTCTGGTTCCAGAACTACAAGGTCATCCTGACCGACCCCGACTTCCGCAGCGCCGTATGGCACAACGCCGAGATCGTGATCCTGTCACTGCTCATCCAGGGGCCGATCGCGATCCTGCTCGCGCTGCTGCTCAACCGGAAGATCCGCGGCCGCTCACTCATCCGCGTCCTGGTCTTCGTCCCGTGGGTCGTCTCCGAGGTGATCGCCGGCACCGGGTGGAGCCTGATGCTCCCCGTGCAGGGCGCGATCAACCACCTGCTCACGGGCCTGCATGTCTTCGGCCATGTGCACATCGACTGGATGGGCAACACGCACCTCGCGATCTGGACGCTGATGGGCATCCTGACGTGGAAGTACATCGGCTTCGCGGTCATCCTGTTGATGGCGGGCCTGCAGAACATCCCCGAGGAGCTCTACGAGGCCGCCTCGATCGACGGTGCCACCTACTGGCAGCAGCAGCGGCGGATCACCCTGCCGCTGCTCGGACCGACCATCCGGATCTGGATGTTCCTCTCGATCATCGGCGCCCTGCAGCTCTTCGACCTCGTCTACATCATCTGGGGCCAGTACAACACCAGCGTCGCGGGCGTCTCGACCATGGCGACGTACATGTACCAGAACGGCAAGCTCGCCGGTAACTACGGCTACGGCAACGCGGTCGCGGTGACGCTCTTCGTCATCTCCCTCATCGTCGCGGTCGCCTACCAGCGCCTCATCCTCCGTCGCGACATGTCCGACGGCACCACAGAAGGAAGGAAGGCGCGATGA